GCGCGTGCCGCATTCCCCCGATCGCCTCGTGCTGCTCGAGCTGCTCGCGCGCGCGGGAGAAATCGCGGTGGATGTGCTCGTGCGTCAACTCATGTCGGCCGAGGACACGCAGAGTCGGCGGGCGTACTTTGACAGCATTGTATCGCTCGATCTGGGCGGCACCATGCTGTTTGACCTGCTGCGCGACTCGCGCTGGTTCGTGGTGCGCAACGCCGTCGCCCTGCTGGGTGAGATGGGCGTGCAGTCAGCGGATCTGGCCATGCTGCCGCTGCTCTCGCACGAAGACGACCGCATTCGCATTGCCGTTGCCCGCGCGCTCATTCGCCTCGGCACGGCCAAGGCCATTGCCGGTTTGCACAACGCCATCGACGATCGCCACGCCGAAGTCCGGCGCATTGCAGCCGTGAGCTACGGCCTGTCCAACTCGGTGAGTGGTGGCGTGCGGCCGCCGGCGGCGCGGCTGGCGGCCGCCTTCGAGCAGGAAACGGACGAAGACGCGGCGCTGGAAATGCTGGCCGCACTCGGCAAGCTCGGTTCATCCGATGCCATTCAGCGTTTGCTGCGCATTGCCGTGCCGCCGCAGAACACGGAGGCGGGAGAGAAGACCGTACCGCGCGAAGCCTGGCTGCGAATCGCCGCCATTGAAGCGCTGTTCAAGGCGCGTGGGAATGCGGTGCTGCCGGCGATCGAGATGTTGGTGAACGATCAGGATCCGGAAGTGGCGGCGGCGGCGCAGCGGTTGCGCGGTTGAGCTGCCGCAGTTTTGCGCGGGGTGCAGGATTCGGGATCCCACTTGGCCATCCACCGCCGTGGGCTGTGGGCCATGCGCTGTGGGTGTGAGTGGTTCACCGACCGCATCACGGCGACTGGCTGACATCGCGCCGTGGGATCCCCCGACCAACCAGGGAACGATCTCACGGACTACGCGATCCTGCCCCGGCACCACTCTCACCCATAGCCCACATCTCACAGCCCACGGCGGCGGATAACACGCCGCCGTCGCCCCCAACTGCAACCGCAGTCAGCGATCCGTAAAATCCGTACTCGCCCCCACCACCCGACACGTTTCCGCAATCAACGTCGCCGCCCGATCCAAATCCTCCAACGCCACCATCTCGTTGGGCGAATGCATGTAGCGGTTCGGAATGCTCACCAGTGCCGTCGCCACGCCATTGCGCGCCAGCTGCATCGCATCGGCATCGGTGCTCGTGAATCGTCCCGCCGCATGCAAACTGAACGGAATCTCCAGTCGCCGCGCCGTATTGGCCAGCAACCGGTACGCGACCGGCGAGATCACCGAACCACGCGTGAGCACGGGGCCGCCGCCGATGTTGTGCTCACCGATTTCTTCCTTCTTCATGCCCGGATGATCGGTGGCAAAGGTCACGTCCACGGCAATGGCCATGTTCGCGTGCACGGACTGCGCCGCCACGCGCGCGCCACCGCCCGAGTAGCCGATTTCCTCCTGCGCCGTGGCCGCCGCCACGACCGTGGCCTCACCCGGATTGGCCGCGTACCGACGCAGTGCTTCCAGCACCACGAACGCGCCAATGCGGTCGTCGATGCTGCGCGACACGAGCCGGCCGTTGGGCAACTCGATGGACTGCGAGTCAATCACCCCCGCATCGCCCACCTCCAGTCGCTCCTGCGCCTCGGCCTTGTTGCGCGCCCCAATGTCCACCCACAGGTCCGTGATCTTGCTGGCCTTCTCGCGTTCCTCGGGCTTCATGAGGTGGATGGGCTTCTTGCCAATCACCCCCAGCACGTCGCCGTGGCGTCCGAGAAAGCGCATGCGCTGCGCGACCAGCACCTGCGGATCCCAGCCACCGATGGGTTCGAAATACACGTAGCCGTTGTCATCGATGTGCGTGACAATCACGCCGATCTCGTCGATATGACCGGCCAGCAGAATGATGGGACCGTCGGCGCCGGCCGTGCCGGTGACCGTGGCCAGCGAGTTGCCAATGGCGTCGGCGCGCACGGACGCGGTGACCGTGGCCGCTTCGGCGCGCCAGACACGCGCCGGGGCGCCTTCGAAGCCCGAGGGACCGGGCGTATCGAGCAGGCGCTTGAGGAAGGCGAGAGAGGATTCGGAAAGCATGGGGGCAATATACGTGCTATCGTTGGAGCATGATCATTCCGTTTCTGCTCATCGGCGTCGCCGCCGGCGTGCTCAGTGGGCTGTTCGGCATCGGCGGCGGCATCATCATCGTGCCCGCGCTCATCTACGTCGCCAAGATGACGCCGCAGCAGGCGGCCGGCACGTCACTCGCGGCGCTCGTGCTCCCACTTGGCGCGGCGGTTGGTGCGGTCACGTACTATCGCGCCGGACACCTCAAGCCGCTCGACGCACTGTGGATTGCCCTCGGCATGGCAGTCGGGGCGTTCGGCGGTTCGTGGATTGCCACGAACGTGGATGCGGAGACGCTCAGGCGGGCGTTTGCGCTGCTGATGGTGGGGATGGCAGTCAAGCTCTGGATTGGGTGACTGCGGTCGGGGTCGGGGTCGACTGCAGCACGCCTTCCACAGCCGTGGGCCGTGGGACGTGGGTGATGGGTGCGAGTGGATCGAGGGCGAGATCACGGCGACTTGCTGGCATCGCGCGGTGGTGTGCGCCGACACACGCGGTACGACCTCACGGATATCGCGATCTCGCTCCGACACCACTCCCACGCATAACCCACGTCCCACGGCCCAGAACTGCGGATGGCGGACGCGAACCCCGACCGCAGTTCTATCGCACCCGAACCGCAGTACTATCGCACCCGAACCGCGTGCGCCCCCGCCACCTCTGTGAATAACGAAGGATTGAATATCCTCGCCATCGCTTCAATCCCATCAACCACCCGTGGCCCCGGCCGCGACGTGAGTCCGTTCGCATCCATCGCCCACACCTGACGGTCAGCCAGCCACTCCCACTCCGGCTTCGTCAGACAACGTCGCGCCTCTTGGGCCGCCGCCGCGACACTGTAGCCACAAGGCGCAAACAGCACGATGTCCGGTGCCGCCTCACGCAGCGCGTCCATGCTGACCGGCACCGAATGCGCGCCCGCCACGCCCAGCACATCAATGCCGCCGGCGCGCTTGATCTGCTCCGGTCCCCAGTGGCCCGCCACATATACCGGTTCCGTCCACTCCACCAGCGCCACGCGTGGCCGCGGGGCCTGCGCGGCCTTGAGTGTCTCGTGCACGTGGCGTATCCGGTCGCGCAGTCCGGCCAGCGTTTCCTCCACTTCGTCGCTCGCGCCCAGCGCCTCACCCACGGTGCGGATGTCGTCCAGAATGCCATCGACTGACGTCCCACCGAGTGTCACCACGCGTGGCTCGGGTGACAGGCGGGACGCCAGTGCCCGCACGTCCGACTCGCGCACCGCACACACCTCGCAGAGTGCCTGCGTGAGCAGCACATCCGGATGCAGCGCCCGCACACGCGCCTCATCAATGGCAAACAGCGCGAGCCCCGCCTCATGCTGTTCGCGCACCGCGGCATCGATGGCGGCGGGGTCATGGGTGTCGGGTATGGTGGCGCGTGTCACACGCGCGCGTGAGCCCACGATGTCGGGATAGTCGCACTCATGCGACACACCCACGAGATGATCGCTGGCGCCAAGCAGGGCCACGATTTCCGTGGCGGCCGGAAGCAGAGAGACGATGCGCATCCGTCAATTGTGCACTGGCGCGCGCGACTCTGCTGGCGCAATGTGGGGCAGGCGGGGGGCGGGCGTGTCACGGGCCCCGCTCCATACCCGCACCACATGTGGCAATCATCCTCGGCCGAGGTGTCCGCGTTTGCGGCAATCGCTCGTCAATTCGAAGCCGGTCCGGCGGTCCCAGTCGCCGCAACGTTTCCCCACGTCCGGACTGCGGCGATGGTTCGGTCTGCTGGTCCTGCTCGCGCCACTGGCCTGCGGAGGCGGTGGCAGCGACAGCAGCGGCGGCCCCACGCCTCCGCCTCCCCCACCGCCCCCGGCCCAGGCCGCCGTCGCACGCGTGGTGCTGAATGGCGTGCCCGAGCGCCTCGTCGTGGGCGCCAGCGCCACGCTGCAGGCCGTGGCCACCGATGCCAACGGCAACGTGCTCACGGGCCGCGCCACCAGTTGGCAGAGCAGCA
The window above is part of the Gemmatimonas sp. UBA7669 genome. Proteins encoded here:
- a CDS encoding M20/M25/M40 family metallo-hydrolase, translated to MLSESSLAFLKRLLDTPGPSGFEGAPARVWRAEAATVTASVRADAIGNSLATVTGTAGADGPIILLAGHIDEIGVIVTHIDDNGYVYFEPIGGWDPQVLVAQRMRFLGRHGDVLGVIGKKPIHLMKPEEREKASKITDLWVDIGARNKAEAQERLEVGDAGVIDSQSIELPNGRLVSRSIDDRIGAFVVLEALRRYAANPGEATVVAAATAQEEIGYSGGGARVAAQSVHANMAIAVDVTFATDHPGMKKEEIGEHNIGGGPVLTRGSVISPVAYRLLANTARRLEIPFSLHAAGRFTSTDADAMQLARNGVATALVSIPNRYMHSPNEMVALEDLDRAATLIAETCRVVGASTDFTDR
- a CDS encoding sulfite exporter TauE/SafE family protein; this encodes MIIPFLLIGVAAGVLSGLFGIGGGIIIVPALIYVAKMTPQQAAGTSLAALVLPLGAAVGAVTYYRAGHLKPLDALWIALGMAVGAFGGSWIATNVDAETLRRAFALLMVGMAVKLWIG
- a CDS encoding ABC transporter substrate-binding protein; translation: MRIVSLLPAATEIVALLGASDHLVGVSHECDYPDIVGSRARVTRATIPDTHDPAAIDAAVREQHEAGLALFAIDEARVRALHPDVLLTQALCEVCAVRESDVRALASRLSPEPRVVTLGGTSVDGILDDIRTVGEALGASDEVEETLAGLRDRIRHVHETLKAAQAPRPRVALVEWTEPVYVAGHWGPEQIKRAGGIDVLGVAGAHSVPVSMDALREAAPDIVLFAPCGYSVAAAAQEARRCLTKPEWEWLADRQVWAMDANGLTSRPGPRVVDGIEAMARIFNPSLFTEVAGAHAVRVR